The window GCAGCGATACGCATTGGACGGATTTCAATCTTTACGGCCATCAACTGGTGGTGCATTATAAACCGCGCCCGGCAAATGCACCGGTACATCACCACAACCCGGTTGATGGACATGATGTGCCTATACCGCACTATGGGGTTGTACTGACCTGGGAGTTATGGCACGAACTGGAAGCGAAACTGAAAGCGTTGAACATGCATTTTATTATTGAACCCGGCATACGCTTTCAAGGCAAACCTGGCGAACAGGCCACCATGTTCTTCCTCGACCCTTCGGGCAATGCGCTGGAGTTTAAAGCATTTAAGGATATGGGACAATTGTTTGCGAAGTAATGCGATAGTAAACCAACAGTTTTATGGCTAAAAAACATTTACCCCGGCATATTACCGGAACTATCGGTTAGCCTAAAAGTGTACGTTTGATTCCCATTTCCAAACCGCGCAACTCAGCCAAACCCTTCAAACGGCCAATTACAGAATAACCGGGATAGGTATTGTAATTTATATCATCCAGCAGCTTATGTCCATGATCGGGGCGCATTGGAATGGCAATATCCGTGCGACCAGCATCAGCGCGTTTTTGCTGTTCGAGTATCACATTTTTCATTACCGCGTACATATCGGTGCTGCCGGTCAGGTGGTCATCTTCATAAAAGCTGCCGTCAGCCTCGCGGCGCACATTACGCAGGTGCAGGAAATGGATATGCTGGCCTAGGCGCTCAACAATACCCGGCAAATCATTATCGGCCCGCGCCCCTAATGATCCGGTGCAGAAAGTTAAGCCATTGCTGGGCGATGGGCAGGCATCGACAATATCTTTCAAATCCTGTTCGGTTGATACCACGCGCGGCAAGCCAAGTATTGGGAACGGCGGATCATCCGGATGGATACACATTTTTATGCCAGCCTGCTCGGCATAAGGCACAATAGCCCGCAGGAAATAAGCCAGGTTGGCTTTCAGCGCAGCGGCATCGGTATCAGCATATTTTTGCAGGTGCCCACGAAATTCCTCTACCGTAAATACCTCGTCGGTGCCGGGTAAGCCCGCCATGATGGTATTGATGATATAGGTTTTTTCTTCGTGCCTAAGGCTATCCAAATACTGTTTGGCTATTTGCTGCTGTATTGGGGTAAAATCCAGGTAAGCGCCCTC of the Mucilaginibacter boryungensis genome contains:
- a CDS encoding VOC family protein translates to MTPLTPFHIAIPAYDLEEARKFYREVLGCSEGRSDTHWTDFNLYGHQLVVHYKPRPANAPVHHHNPVDGHDVPIPHYGVVLTWELWHELEAKLKALNMHFIIEPGIRFQGKPGEQATMFFLDPSGNALEFKAFKDMGQLFAK
- the uxuA gene encoding mannonate dehydratase; this translates as MIDNLEQTFRWFGPTDPVTLAAIRQTGATGIVTALHHIPAGDAWSTDEISKRKNVIEQAGLKWSVVESVNIHESIKTASAERDEYIDRYITSLKNLGAAGLKTVCYNFMPVLDWTRTNLDFRLDNNASALRYYAPAVAAFDLYILEREGAYLDFTPIQQQIAKQYLDSLRHEEKTYIINTIMAGLPGTDEVFTVEEFRGHLQKYADTDAAALKANLAYFLRAIVPYAEQAGIKMCIHPDDPPFPILGLPRVVSTEQDLKDIVDACPSPSNGLTFCTGSLGARADNDLPGIVERLGQHIHFLHLRNVRREADGSFYEDDHLTGSTDMYAVMKNVILEQQKRADAGRTDIAIPMRPDHGHKLLDDINYNTYPGYSVIGRLKGLAELRGLEMGIKRTLLG